Part of the bacterium genome is shown below.
TCATTATTTTTCCTCTGACACTTCGGGAATTATTGCTGAATCGGAAAGAGGCCCTCGGCGGATGCCGTGTTTGGTGACAAAACCTTGGCGTGTACACTGCAAGTAATAGTCGGCATGCTCTTTTGGCATGAGTGAGTTGGAATAATCTTCGGCGAGTTCATCCAGATTGTATTCAACCCGATCGAGTCGGAATTGGCCGTCTTCGATAACAATACACTGGGCCCGATAATCGCCCTCGGTCGGCTGGCCAACGGTACCTGCGTTAATGAGGAACTTATCCCCAACCTTTTCGATCATCGCCACATGAGAGTGCCCTATCATAATCGCGTCTGTTCCGGTGAACTCCAGCGCCTGCTCAAAATGCTCACGGTTGAACCAATGCACAAGGCGATCGATTGGCTCCTCGCCACCATGCGAAAGATAATAAGATCTGCCGTCGGACTCGAATTTCACCGATACCGGCAGGTTTTCCAAATATTCCAGATGCCACTCTTCAGGCGGATAGGCGTCATGACAGACCTGTGGAATTTGTCTAACCAGCGACACGTGTGCCGAATCGTGGTTGCCCAACACCGAGTATCGGCATCGATCGCGGATTAGCTTTGTACAGGTTTGAGGCATTGGGCCGCACATGACGATATCGCCAAGGCACCAAACCTCATCAGCTTTCTCGTACTTATCTAAAACGGCTTTCAACGCGCGATAGTTGGCGTGTATATCGGCTACGACTACAATTTGCATTCGACTATTCCTTTACGGTTATGTCCAACTCGGGGCCACTGACTGAAGTGACGGTAGTAGTGCCGCCTTCCACTTTCACGTTAAATCGGGTGTCGCCAACTATGATGTTCGTGAACTCCATACGATCCCAGCCCTTGGGCAGCCTTGGGGTTATTGTGACGGTCTTACGAGCCGCGTCAGGCTCGATATGCAGGAGGCCCCACATCATCCCTTCGGTTAAATTAGCCGCAGACCAAA
Proteins encoded:
- a CDS encoding metallophosphoesterase family protein, which gives rise to MQIVVVADIHANYRALKAVLDKYEKADEVWCLGDIVMCGPMPQTCTKLIRDRCRYSVLGNHDSAHVSLVRQIPQVCHDAYPPEEWHLEYLENLPVSVKFESDGRSYYLSHGGEEPIDRLVHWFNREHFEQALEFTGTDAIMIGHSHVAMIEKVGDKFLINAGTVGQPTEGDYRAQCIVIEDGQFRLDRVEYNLDELAEDYSNSLMPKEHADYYLQCTRQGFVTKHGIRRGPLSDSAIIPEVSEEK